Proteins encoded together in one Penicillium digitatum chromosome 1, complete sequence window:
- a CDS encoding Cyclopropane-fatty-acyl-phospholipid synthase, protein MLALRDQENLVNSHQTAAAAKPLNQSKQLAPKTPGKPRNDENNPLAFGNRTVKGNGKRQENGKAGNAFMTPMVKDRAPLGMKTTNLKANNLQTPAPFGGITKQAKTNRRQSTAQKIRKAAPVAQQAQTQVHIDTSADDVPEIEYMPPKPRDLPDLPDDVTYDTTFPQFRPKNRALGLESVYGKQQVGRDGLTAKQRKFKEDSAACDKMVDDLIMKQLEDIGFESSGESESTKAPQPNAIPSERPTTKRHTRSVSTLLARDAAAALAGPGPTSTPQVAQTPKPRVALLASSLVMPKRHARVPSNPSSMRNTAASINSRTTVGYSKGRSVSSTLREKHPQTQKLPSSQILSPETYIQLYGPPPLDSEMWTRCKAAGCFDTPDETTQEPEEPLPTFDEDDEAQSFQLTL, encoded by the exons ATGTTGGCTCTTCGCGACCAAGAAAACCTGGTAAACTCCCACCAAACCGCCGCGGCAGCAAAGCCCTTGAACCAAAGCAAGCAGCTAGCACCCAAGACACCAGGCAAGCCACGAAATGACGAGAATAACCCGTTGGCATTCGGAAATCGCACCGTGAAGGGCAATGGCAAGCGTCAGGAGAATGGAAAGGCAGGCAACGCGTTTATGACTCCGATGG TGAAGGATCGCGCTCCTTTGGGTATGAAAACCACCAACCTCAAAGCGAATAATCTTCAGACGCCTGCGCCCTTCGGTGGAATCACCAAGCAAGCGAAGACAAATCGCAGACAGTCGACTGCCCAGAAGATCCGAAAAGCTGCTCCAGTGGCACAGCAAGCTCAAACCCAAGTCCACATAGACACTTCTGCGGACGACGTACCGGAGATTGAATACATGCCGCCGAAGCCTAGAG ATCTTCCAGACCTTCCAGACGATGTGACCTATGACACCACATTCCCCCAATTCCGTCCTAAGAATCGAGCTCTAGGTTTGGAGAGTGTTTACGGAAAGCAACAAGTTGGCAGGGATGGACTCACAGCAAAGCAGCGTAAGTTTAAGGAGGATTCGGCGGCGTGCGACAAGATGGTGGATGATTTGATCATGAAACAACTTGAGGATATTGGGTTTGAGAGCTCTGGTGAAAGCGAGTCCACAAAAGCACCTCAGCCAAATGCCATCCCCTCAGAAAGGCCTACCACCAAAAGGCACACTCGCAGTGTGTCGACGCTTTTAGCTCGTGATGCAGCTGCTGCGCTTGCTGGACCCGGACCAACTTCTACACCTCAAGTGGCTCAAACTCCGAAACCACGGGTTGCGTTGTTGGCATCGTCACTGGTTATGCCCAAGAGGCACGCCAGGGTCCCGTCTAACCCCTCTTCCATGCGCAACACTGCTGCTTCTATAAATTCACGGACAACCGTTGGCTACTCCAAAGGACGCAGTGTTTCATCCACCCTACGGGAGAAACATCCACAAACGCAGAAGCTGCCAAGCTCTCAGATCCTGTCACCCGAAACTTATATCCAGCTTTATGGGCCCCCTCCGCTGGACTCGGAAATGTGGACTCGTTGCAAAGCTGCTGGATGCTTTGATACCCCGGACGAGACCACTCAGGAACCAGAAGAGCCACTGCCCACAtttgatgaagacgatgaggCTCAGAGCTTCCAGCTCACTCTGTAG
- a CDS encoding Cyclopropane-fatty-acyl-phospholipid synthase, putative, with product MTTIHPDSTEEFEYIQTPAAPEQTKPAFDCGVPTTLYPTIKNAPVPADSPGSDSFSNGLMIALEIIVPWWLARQVGGGFYTTIFFALFTSVPVLVAFWAVSSSVSPRKTEKAKYCGRPVEHYLQFHSEYDRATYHGKRKIPMAVFYEKYFNGEVDFKGDALECLEYRHDWANFKFTSSLFKHFLFGFIPEMLMHTRSQDEEQVRDHYDRGDDFYAWFLGPRMIYTSGVISDINKEETLEELQDNKLAIVCEKIGVKPGDKILDLGCGWGTLAKYASVHYGAHVTGITLGRNQTAWGNNGLRKAGIEEEQSRILCSDYRDAPRVEGGYQHITCLEMAEHVGVRHLSTFLAQVYDMLEDNGTFFLQIAGLRKSWQYEDLIWGLFMNKYVFPGADASTPLGFVVDRLEGAGFEVKCVDTIGVHYSATLWRWYRNWMGNRDKVEAKYGKRWFRIWEYFLASATITSRQGGATCWQLTLVKNINSTHRIEGLPTQYGLAGARQSAIDRAGSLPKAHIAKKDL from the exons ATGACGACCATTCATCCGGACTCCACCGAGGAGTTCGAATACATCCAGACTCCGGCTGCCCCCGAGCAGACCAAGCCTGCCTTCGACTGTGGTGTGCCGACTACCCTC TACCCGACTATTAAGAATGCTCCAGTCCCCGCTGACTCGCCAGGCAGCGACAGTTTCTCCAATGGCTTGATGATCGCTCTGGAGATCATTGTGCCCTGGTGGCTGGCTCGCCAGGTTGGTGGAGGATTCTACACCACAATTTTCTTTGCTCTCTTCACCTCCGTCCCCGTCCTGGTGGCATTCTGGGCTGTCTCTTCCTCTGTTTCTCCTCGCAAGACCGAGAAGGCCAAGTACTGTGGCCGTCCCGTCGAGCACTACCTGCAGTTCCACAGCGAGTACGATCGTGCTACCTACCATGGCAAGAGGAAGATCCCCATGGCGGTTTTCTACGAGAAGTACTTTAATGGCGAGGTTGACTTCAAGGGCGATGCTCTGGAATGTCTCGAGTACCGTCACGATTGGGCCAACTTCAAGTTCACCTCTAGTCTCTTCAAGCACTTCCTTTTTGGTTTCATCCCCGAGATGCTGATGCACACTCGCTCTCAGG ATGAGGAGCAAGTCCGTGATCACTACGACCGAGGTGACGACTTCTACGCTTGGTTCCTTGGCCCACGCATGATCTATACCTCTGGTGTCATCAGTGATATAAACAAGGAGGAGACCCTCGAGGAGCTTCAGGACAACAAGCTGGCCATTGTATGTGAGAAGATTGGTGTTAAGCCCGGTGACAAGATCCTTGATCTTGGCTGTGGCTGGGGAACTCTTGCTAAATACGCCTCGGTCCACTACGGAGCTCACGTTACCGGTATCACTCTTGGCCGCAACCAAACGGCGTGGGGTAACAATGGCCTTCGCAAGGCTGGTATTGAGGAGGAACAGAGTCGTATTCTGTGCAGTGACTACCGCGATGCTCCTCGTGTTGAGGGTGGATACCAACACATCACTTGCCTCGAGATGGCTGAGCACGTTGGTGTCCGCCACCTGTCTACTTTCTTGGCTCAGGTTTACGACATGCTTGAGGACAATGGTACATTCTTCCTGCAGATCGCTGGTCTCCGCAAGTCCTGGCAATATGAGGACCTGATCTGGGGCCTTTTCATGAACAAATACGTTTTTCCCGGTGCTGACGCCAGCACTCCCCTCGGTTTCGTTGTGGACCGTCTCGAGGGCGCTGGCTTTGAGGTCAAGTGTGTTGACACCATCGGTGTGCACTACTCAGCTACCCTCTGGCGTTGGTACCGGAACTGGATGGGCAACCGCGACAAGGTCGAGGCCAAGTACGGAAAGCGCTGGTTCCGc ATCTGGGAGTACTTCCTTGCTTCAGCCACAATCACTTCCCGCCAGGGTGGTGCCACCTGCTGGCAGCTCACCCTTGTTAAGAATATCAACTCTACTCACCGAATTGAAGGACTCCCCACTCAGTACGGTCTTGCTGGAGCTCGCCAGAGCGCCATCGATCGCGCTGGTTCCCTTCCTAAGGCCCACATCGCCAAGAAGGACCTTTGA
- a CDS encoding Protein-ER retention protein (Erd1), putative, with protein sequence MAVDQHAQLDAFGLIFPLPLRIAAILVAGFWGWGINLQYLAKANIDVPALIKYPARTSSSQRPHHIAVYRLATCFTIPLALWLIVFWLTTRRSAELVEQLDWIPQSVFIILLLILIWPFNRASRSGRIRFLLTLKRISIGGLAESQDGKFGDILLADALTSYARVIGDLYISFCMFFTDGFAATSKPNRACGSETVVPIILAFPSLIRLRQCLTEYVRARRTVTRRETHKVNQHLANALKYATAFPVIWIASKMRNYSPLELRGYSEVSMMRLLFIVSFINSAYSFWWDVVKDWDMTLFSPERHDSAHPYGLRRHRCFASDKMYHYVIIADLVLRFSWLWRILPGLGWISETESGFWLLMFLEVVRRWMWIFFRTEAEWIRNTHGPGPDDVLLGEFNHKFDAD encoded by the exons ATGGCAGTTGATCAACATGCTCAATTGGATGCCTTTGGGCTGATCTTCCCATTGCCGCTACGTATAGCTGCCATCTTGGTCGCTG GTTTTTGGGGATGGGGTATCAACCTTCAATATCTGGCCAAAGCCAACATT GACGTTCCGGCGCTCATCAAATATCCTGCCCGCACATCCTCCTCGCAACGCCCACATCATATCGCCGTCTATCGCCTGGCCACATGTTTCACCATCCCACTTGCTCTGTGGCTCATTGTCTTTTGGCTAACCACCCGCCGGTCCGCTGAATTGGTGGAGCAACTGGACTGGATCCCACAGTCGGTGTTCATTATTCTTCTCCTCATTCTGATCTGGCCTTTCAACCGCGCCTCCCGTTCCGGTCGAATCCGATTTCTCCTTACTCTCAAGCGGATCAGCATCGGTGGTCTGGCCGAGTCTCAAGATGGCAAGTTTGGGGACATCTTGCTGGCAGATGCTCTCACTAGCTATGCTCGCGTGATCGGAGATCTGTATATCAGTTTCTGCATGTTCTTCACCGATGGCTTCGCCGCTACGTCCAAGCCAAACCGGGCCTGTGGAAGTGAAACGGTTGTTCCGATCATTCTCGCTTTTCCCAGTTTGATTCGGCTTCGTCAGTGTTTGACTGAATACGTTCGTGCGCGACGCACAGTCACGCGGAGAGAGACGCACAAGGTAAACCAGCACTTGGCCAATGCCCTTAAGTATGCAACTGCGTTCCCTGTCATATGGATCGCCTCCAAAATGCGCAACTACAGTCCTTTGGAGCTACGTGGATATAGCGAGGTTAGCATGATGCGCCTTCT ATTTATTGTCTCTTTCATCAACTCCGCCTACTCTTTCTGGTGGGATGTTGTTAAAGATTGGGATATGACTCTCTTTTCCCCCGAACGTCACGACAGCGCTCACCCATACGGACTCCGCCGGCATCGCTGCTTCGCATCCGATAAGATGTACCACTACGTTATCATCGCAGATCTGGTCCTTCGTTTCTCATGGCTATGGCGGATTCTCCCAGGCCTTGGCTGGATTTCGGAAACAGAGAGCGGATTCTGGTTGCTCATGTTCCTCGAAGTTGTACGACGTTGGATGTGGATATTCTTCCGGACTGAAGCTGAATGGA TTCGAAATACCCATGGCCCAGGCCCAGATGACGTTCTCCTCGGCGAATTCAACCACAAGTTTGACGCGGACTAA
- a CDS encoding Peroxin 10 yields the protein MADDSHIALPTSNSPPSSFISHFYPFATSPDIIRSHEKDAYLTGSLIQQSQGIVRALRGARYAHTHSDAIKHLTELLYFTLTTAIGNRTLGEEYCDLIQLEDDTLQLPSIGRRVGYILSSILVPWTLQRLLPTLRQKFRNKLERNIARIQLRAAKQAGLLHKPQFSTTPTKRPLFTKLRIQQYLLEHLDSITSLSPIYALSIATFYFTGSYYHLSKRLWRLRYVFTKKIDDNEQRIGYEVLGVLLVLQIAVQGFLHARKLGASLNEDESHSADAGQSPGQDGAVLASIQTPSTIPLLPASVPLYDLEDDPGAVSWMPEGQQRKCTLCLEMFKDPSVTTCGHVFCWICVRDWVREKPECPLCRQEVLLSKVLPLRG from the coding sequence ATGGCGGACGACTCCCATATCGCTCTACCAACCTCAAACTCACCCCCCAGCTCATTCATCTCACACTTCTACCCCTTCGCAACCTCACCAGACATCATTCGCTCACATGAGAAGGATGCATACCTCACAGGCAGCTTGATTCAACAATCACAAGGGATCGTCCGAGCTCTTCGGGGCGCCCGATACGCCCACACCCACTCCGACGCCATCAAGCACCTCACCGAACTCCTCTACTTCACCCTAACAACCGCCATCGGCAACCGCACCCTAGGTGAAGAATACTGCGACCTTATTCAACTAGAAGATGACACACTTCAATTGCCGTCAATCGGCCGTCGCGTGGGGTACATCCTAAGTAGCATCCTGGTACCGTGGACACTGCAGCGACTACTGCCCACGCTGCGACAAAAGTTCCGCAACAAGCTCGAGCGCAACATTGCCCGCATACAGTTACGAGCGGCGAAGCAAGCTGGCCTGCTCCACAAGCCCCAATTCTCAACTACCCCGACTAAACGGCCGTTGTTTACGAAACTGCGCATCCAGCAGTATCTCCTTGAACACTTGGATTCCATCACATCCCTGTCGCCAATTTATGCGCTGAGCATTGCGACCTTCTATTTCACAGGCTCTTATTACCATCTCTCCAAGCGGCTTTGGCGTCTGCGTTACGTTTTCACTAAGAAGATCGATGACAATGAGCAACGcattggatatgaggtccTGGGTGTgttgcttgttctccaaaTTGCCGTGCAGGGGTTCCTGCATGCTCGCAAACTCGGCGCGAGCTTGAATGAAGATGAGAGTCACTCTGCGGACGCTGGCCAGTCTCCAGGGCAGGATGGGGCTGTTCTCGCTTCGATTCAAACCCCGTCTACtattcctcttcttcctgcgTCTGTACCACTTTATGATCTCGAGGATGATCCTGGCGCTGTCTCATGGATGCCCGAAGGGCAGCAGCGGAAATGTACCCTTTGTCTGGAAATGTTCAAGGATCCTAGTGTTACGACTTGTGGACATGTGTTCTGCTGGATTTGTGTTCGGGACTGGGTTCGTGAAAAGCCCGAGTGCCCGCTCTGCCGACAGGAGGTCTTACTGTCTAAGGTGCTACCTCTAAGAGGGTAG
- a CDS encoding Ribonuclease H-like domain, giving the protein MPMRPNLLASRKTPSSIAKNSGYFDRSKPHGPLRRGIFWQCRGLDTCTPRLRHVLPNTSLTYIPLVTSQSKRNFFNTTRREGIWDDDDEVPEPKPVQRLPGRPAFVRPTRHRDLGSLVRSRVDGKIRVSQRLHIEKGFNSLPPAQELVKSFIQLKYKHVDDLLDESFKASLAYEAECGAFSSIFRKRINGVVSQISKKVLHAEKTTQECVTELEKLSNFITVHIVTMVSENTKKVLQAEKITQNYITEVVNLSSSILRLDQIQAAVRTAEKTSRKIDHDFCSVAFSRTPEWERRLEISTQKIHGWQKCLHTAQKTLLPHLVNLSELSIFRLRDTLNNDYLRPRNTARARIDKVLHQSKLIQKNYVELKLKSRNAGVFHIRDLCLELQEHSNFPPGDKQVFGQYKDILELSDREISTCAHHHRAFWLRRQEALHPLRQSELWNMQDFMAAASSARSPQATGKRILLALALGARKNSPASQYLQNNPLIISNKIYLEYKHLWMRKPARSPELHIYWRQLDAIAPLLMTDVLTWGLQNEVWYLHHSLKGDLGVLWNWVPEQTVTHALPKIADWCIEFQKHRSALRQMTSEYKHLNWLRLRSETLLYSMGDRAYLAGKFEVLNPMSQDVHRFRTWAACMGQLTSDAYIPVIATRQTRKDWECIHHEVERRTGRAASVNSPFSELGSSTKKLKRAKGREESASFNAKAAFIKLFQSRLSRYMKGKLSGLSESSPASQDNQEPGQAVIPMKGSLGRIRQQLKSKTGLQRAAELTANQGSQDGSRLRPRLSAGPSTVKTEERTTEGDLVSKQHVPVNAPIDQNNQEASGVIYEPSLTLQKRTSRSLAAPELNPFLVYAPAGQTNQDGDQKLHRPPTVLPRSKEVSLSPEPCMDDLRSPIPREASSTFPSTQTHNGLRPALMLPRKPFAKPGQNHGRKYSTDAIFNQAKFPQSNSVSDDSPSERPIETQISSVPDTTTGHKPGFFEETDSADQSIPSSTPQFWSHSAQQSPDGQKLIVHYCRTLQSTEEAVQHFLGSKVIGFDMEWKAQASGWDSIQSNVSVIQIANEERIALFQIALFKPARSLEDLVSPSLKRLVESPDIMKVGVSIKADCTRLRKYLGIDAKATFELSHLYKLIKYGKDNPKLVNKRGVNLSEQIKEHFGLPLEKSDDVRCGDWTRALSYRQVQYAATDPYACVRLFHTMEAKRKAMDPMPPCPAFAELNQPIVLPLGQAVNSDEDPLV; this is encoded by the exons ATGCCAATGCGGCCGAATCTTTTAGCAAGTCGGAAGACCCCATCTTCGATTGCAAAAAATAGCGGTTACTTCGATAGGTCCAAACCCCATGGGCCACTGCGACGGGGAATTTTCTGGCAGTGCCG TGGCCTCGACACTTGCACACCAAGGCTCCGACATGTTTTGCCGAACACCAGCTTAACGTATATCCCGCTCGTGACCTCTCAATCAAAGCGCAACTTTTTCAATACCACTCGCAGAGAAGGCATAtgggatgatgacgatgaagtCCCGGAGCCAAAACCTGTGCAACGACTCCCAGGGCGGCCAGCCTTTGTGCGCCCTACCCGACATCGAGACTTGGGCAGCTTGGTTAGATCAAGAGTAGATGGGAAAATCCGAGTCTCTCAACGTCTTCACATTGAGAAGGGGTTTAATTCGCTGCCTCCAGCTCAAGAACTTGTCAAGAGTTTTATCCAATTGAAGTACAAACATGTTGATGACCTTCTCGATGAATCCTTCAAGGCAAGCCTAGCCTATGAGGCCGAATGTGGAGCtttctcttcaatttttCGAAAGCGAATCAACGGTGTGGTGTCACAGATCTCGAAAAAAGTGCTCCATGCCGAAAAGACCACCCAAGAGTGTGTGACTGAATTGGAGAAACTGTCAAACTTCATCACCGTGCACATTGTAACTATGGTCTCAGAAAACACGAAAAAAGTTCTACAAGCAGAGAAGATTACTCAAAATTATATCACTGAAGTGGTAAATCTGTCATCTTCTATCTTGCGATTGGACCAAATACAGGCTGCTGTCAGGACAGCAGAGAAAACCAGTCGaaagattgatcatgattTCTGCTCCGTTGCTTTTAGTAGAACTCCAGAATGGGAGAGAAGGCTGGAAATATCCACCCAGAAGATCCACGGTTGGCAGAAATGTCTTCACACGGCTCAAAAAACACTCCTGCCACATCTGGTCAACCTTTCTGAGCTTTCTATCTTTCGACTGAGAGACACTCTCAACAATGATTACCTACGACCCCGGAATACTGCAAGAGCCCGAATTGATAAAGTTCTTCATCAAAGTAAACTGATTCAGAAGAACTACGTTGAGCTGAAACTGAAAAGCCGCAACGCAGGAGTTTTTCACATCAGAGACCTTTGCTTGGAGCTCCAAGAGCACTCGAACTTTCCCCCAGGTGACAAGCAAGTGTTTGGCCAGTACAAAGATATTCTCGAACTTAGTGACCGTGAGATTAGTACTTGTGCACACCATCACCGTGCATTCTGGCTCAGAAGGCAAGAGGCTTTGCATCCACTTCGACAAAGTGAATTATGGAATATGCAGGATTTCATGGCGGCAGCCTCGTCTGCACGTTCTCCCCAAGCTACTGGCAAGCGAATCTTACTCGCGCTTGCACTGGGTGCCCGAAAAAACTCACCGGCAAGTCAATACTTGCAAAATAATCCCCTCATAATATCCAACAAAATCTATCTCGAGTACAAACATCTTTGGATGCGAAAGCCCGCCCGCAGCCCTGAGTTACATATATACTGGCGACAGTTGGATGCAATTGCGCCACTACTCATGACTGATGTTCTCACGTGGGGGCTTCAAAATGAAGTTTGGTACCTCCATCACAGCCTCAAAGGTGATCTCGGGGTATTGTGGAATTGGGTACCTGAGCAGACTGTGACGCATGCTCTTCCAAAAATAGCCGACTGGTGCATTGAATTCCAGAAACATCGCAGTGCTCTTCGACAAATGACCTCCGAATACAAACATTTAAACTGGCTGCGTCTTCGATCAGAAACCTTACTATACTCAATGGGAGACCGTGCCTACCTTGCTGGAAAGTTTGAAGTCCTCAATCCAATGAGCCAGGATGTCCACAGATTCAGAACATGGGCCGCTTGCATGGGCCAGCTCACTTCTGACGCCTACATCCCCGTGATCGCCACCCGGCAGACGCGAAAGGATTGGGAGTGTATCCACCACGAGGTTGAGCGCAGAACTGGGCGGGCTGCTTCCGTAAACTCCCCCTTTTCAGAACTGGGTTCTTCGACGAAGAAGCTCAAGCGTGcgaagggaagagaagaatctgCATCTTTCAATGCAAAGGCCGCTTTTATCAAATTGTTTCAAAGCCGTCTTTCAAGATACATGAAGGGGAAATTGTCAGGACTTTCCGAGTCTTCGCCTGCCAGCCAGGACAATCAAGAGCCCGGTCAAGCTGTGATACCCATGAAAGGTTCCTTGGGAAGGATAAGGCAGCAACTGAAGAGCAAAACTGGGCTACAGCGTGCAGCTGAGTTGACTGCTAATCAAGGTAGTCAAGACGGCAGTCGCCTCAGACCCAGACTATCAGCTGGTCCTTCGACAGTAAAAACCGAGGAGCGCACAACAGAGGGCGATCTTGTATCCAAACAACATGTCCCAGTCAATGCGCCTATCGACCAGAATAATCAGGAGGCCAGTGGCGTCATCTACGAGCCATCACTCACACTCCAGAAAAGAACATCTAGAAGCCTCGCCGCGCCTGAGCTCAACCCGTTCCTAGTCTATGCGCCTGCTGGCCAGACAAACCAGGACGGGGACCAGAAGCTTCATAGGCCACCAACAGTACTCCCGAGGAGCAAAGAGGTGAGCCTCAGCCCGGAGCCTTGTATGGATGACCTCCGTTCACCAATTCCAAGAGAAGCCAGCAGTACGTTCCCAAGCACACAGACACACAACGGACTACGACCGGCATTGATGCTGCCGAGGAAGCCATTCGCTAAACCAGGACAAAACCATGGGAGAAAGTATAGTACGGATGCAATCTTCAACCAAGCAAAATTTCCACAAAGCAACAGTGTCAGTGATGATTCCCCGTCTGAACGGCCAATCGAAACCCAAATATCCTCGGTTCCAGATACTACGACCGGACATAAGCCAGGATTCTTTGAAGAAACTGACTCCGCGGACCAATCAATCCCATCATCAACACCTCAGTTTTGGAGCCACAGTGCACAACAAAGCCCCGATGGCCAGAAACTCATCGTGCATTATTGCCGGACCCTTCAAAGTACCGAAGAAGCTGTTCAACACTTTCTCGGGAGCAAGGTCATTGGATTCGACATGGAATGGAAGGCTCAAGCCTCCGGCTGGGACAGTATTCAGAGCAATGTCTCAGTGATCCAAATCGCAAACGAGGAGCGTATCGCCCTCTTCCAGATCGCGCTCTTCAAGCCCGCACGCTCTCTGGAGGACTTGGTTTCCCCATCATTGAAGCGCCTTGTAGAATCTCCCGATATCATGAAAGTGGGAGTTTCAATAAAGGCAGACTGCACGCGGCTGCGCAAGTATCTCGGCATCGACGCTAAAGCCACTTTCGAGCTTAGCCATTTGTACAAGTTGATCAAGTACGGCAAAGACAATCCCAAATTGGTGAATAAGAGGGGCGTTAATCTCAGCGAGCAAATCAAAGAGCATTTCGGTCTTCCTCTTGAGAAAAGTGATGATGTCCGCTGTGGTGATTGGACCCGGGCTTTGAGTTATCGTCAGGTACAAT ATGCTGCTACCGATCCCTATGCTTGTGTTCGTCTGTTCCATACCATGGAGGCGAAAAGAAAAGCCATGGacccaatgccgccttgtCCTGCGTTCGCTGAACTCAACCAGCCCATTGTTCTCCCACTTGGACAAGCAGTCAACAGCGACGAGGACCCGTTGGTCTGA
- a CDS encoding Like-Sm (LSM) domain, which produces MASQLLPLELIDKCVGSRIWVVMKGDKEFSGTLLGFDDYVNMVMEDVTEFDYTGAQIKLPKLLLNGNNICMLIPGGEGPVASS; this is translated from the exons ATGGCTTCTCAGTTGCTTCCTCTTG AGCTCATTGATAAATGTGTTGGCTCCCGAATTTGGGTTGTTATGAAGGGTGACAAAG AGTTCTCTGGGACCTTGCTCGGATTCGATGACTACGTCA ACATGGTTATGGAAGACGTGACAGAATT CGACTACACCGGTGCCCAAATCAAGCTCCCTAAGCTCTTGTTGAATGGAAACAATATCTGCATG TTGATTCCTGGTGGTGAAGGCCCAGTAGCAAGCTCATGA
- a CDS encoding Amino acid permease (Gap1), putative gives MEEKKVEESTVQTALDGPPAYGDSSPTRGGMGQRIIDSFKRDPNQTVSGHSGADGAGFDLENAAHNTANSPLKRHLKGRHLQMIAIGGSIGTGLFVGSGSVLAAGGPASVLIAYVLIGCMLYCTVHALGEMAVLFPVAGSFAHYSTRFVDPAWGFAMGWNYALQWLIVLPLEVVAASITVDYWSPGVSNAAWVTIFWVLIVSINMFGVRGYGEAEFVFSIIKVIAVIGFIILGIILNCGGGPEGGYIGGKYWHDPGAFRNGFKGLCSVFVNAAFAFSGTELVGLAAAETTNPRKSLPTAVKQVFWRIALFYVVSLAIVGLLVRYDDPKLISGTSSADAKASPFVIAIENAGIKVLPSIMNVVILIAVLSVGNSSVYGSSRTLAALADQGQAPKFLAYIDRQGRPLPAILVASALGLLCYLAASDVQTTAFAWMMAISGLSSVFTWGSVCGAHILFRRAWKVQGHSLDELAFRSQPGIIGSWVGLIFNCLVLIAQFWVGFAPIGYADMTSQQIAYNFFSVYLAAPVVLVSYVGYKIVYRTKFILPSEADLATGRRDLDVQHLIEQERAEQKQWPKWKKVYNFFC, from the exons atggaggagaagaaggtcgaAGAGAGCACCGTCCAGACTGCCTTGGACGGTCCTCCAGCCTATGGCGACTCATCTCCAACGCGGGGAGGCATGGGCCAACGGATAATCGACAGTTTCAAGAGAGACCCCAACCAAACTGTCTCCGGCCATTCTGGAGCTGATGGCGCTGGCTTCGATCTCGAAAATGCCGCCCACAACACTGCCAACTCCCCCCTCAAGCGTCACTTGAAGGGGCGTCATCTCCAGATGATTGCGATTGGTGGTTCTATTG GTACTGGTCTCTTCGTTGGTTCCGGATCTGTTTTGGCCGCCGGCGGTCCAGCCTCAGTTTTGATTGCCTATGTTCTGATTGGCTGCATGCTTTACTGCACAGTTCACGCCTTGGGTGAAATGGCAGTTCTCTTCCCAGTTGCCGGTTCTTTCGCTCATTACTCGACTCGTTTCGTGGATCCTGCGTGGGGGTTTGCTATGGGCTGGAACTACGCTCTTCAGTGGCTCATTGTCCTACCCTTGGAGGTCGTCGCTGCTTCGATCACAGTTGATTATTGGAGCCCAGGTGTTTCCAATGCTGCCTGGGTAACCATCTTCTGGGTTCTGATTGTCTCAATCAACATGTTTGGTGTGCGAGGATATGGTGAGGCTGAGTTTGTGTTCTCCATCATCAAGGTTATTGCCGTTATTGGTTTCAT CATCCTTGGGATTATCCTCAACTGCGGCGGTGGTCCCGAAGGTGGATATATCGGCGGCAAGTACTGGCATGACCCTGGTGCATTCAGAAACGGTTTCAAGGGTCTCTGCAGTGTTTTCGTCAACGCTGCGTTTGCTTTTTCTGGAACCGAACTTGTTGGTCTCGCCGCAGCTGAAACCACAAATCCCCGCAAATCCCTTCCGACTGCCGTTAAGCAGGTCTTCTGGCGTATTGCTCTCTTCTACGTCGTTTCCCTTGCTATCGTCGGCCTCCTCGTAAGATACGACGACCCCAAACTCATCAGTGGTACCTCCTCCGCCGATGCCAAGGCCTCTCCTTTCGTCATTGCCATTGAGAATGCCGGAATCAAAGTCCTGCCTTCGATCATGAACGTTGTCATCTTGATTGCTGTCCTGTCTGTTGGCAACTCCTCCGTCTACGGATCTTCGCGTACTCTTGCTGCCCTTGCCGACCAGGGTCAAGCCCCCAAGTTCCTCGCATACATCGATCGCCAGGGTCGTCCTCTACCCGCCATTCTGGTTGCATCTGCCTTGGGTCTGCTTTGCTACCTCGCTGCCTCAGATGTGCAGACTACTGCCTTCGCCTGGATGATGGCCATCTCGGGTCTATCGTCTGTCTTCACCTGGGGTTCTGTGTGCGGTGCCCACATCCTCTTTCGTCGCGCGTGGAAGGTACAGGGCCACAGCCTGGACGAGTTGGCCTTCCGTTCTCAGCCCGGCATCATTGGCTCGTGGGTCGGTCTTATTTTCAACTGTCTCGTGCTGATTGCGCAGTTCTGGGTTGGTTTCGCCCCCATTGGTTACGCAGACATGACCTCCCAGCAGATTGCCTACAACTTCTTCTCTGTCTACTTGGCCGCCCCCGTGGTTCTGGTATCCTACGTCGGTTATAAGATTGTGTATAGGACCAAGTTTATTCTCCCCTCCGAGGCCGATTTGGCTACCGGTCGTCGCGACCTTGATGTCCAGCATTTGATTGAGCAGGAGCGGGCCGAGCAAAAACAATGGCCGAAGTGGAAGAAGGTTTACAATTTCTTCTGTTAA